From the genome of Miscanthus floridulus cultivar M001 chromosome 10, ASM1932011v1, whole genome shotgun sequence, one region includes:
- the LOC136488972 gene encoding pathogenesis-related protein PR-4-like produces MAVSRVSLLFLMASAMFVLAAFDGAKAQEAHGVLATYSLYNPQSINWDMRTASTFCATWDADMPLAWRQRYGWTAFCGPAGDEQGDRGEHGGEGGGPGRQCGLDLDISVFQQIDTDGGGMANGHLSVDYQFVDWQD; encoded by the exons ATGGCAGTCTCAAGGGTGTCACTCCTCTTCCTCATGGCGTCGGCCATGTTCGTCCTGGCCGCTTTTGATGGGGCGAAGGCGCAGGAAGCACACGGTGTGTTAGCGACGTACAGCCTGTACAACCCACAGAGCATCAACTGGGACATGCGGACGGCGAGCACGTTCTGCGCTACGTGGGATGCCGACATGCCGCTGGCGTGGCGGCAGCGTTACGGCTGGACGGCGTTCTGTGGCCCTGCCG GTGACGAACAGGGCGACAGGGGCGAGCACGGTGGCGAGGGTGGTGGACCAGGGCGACAATGCGGGCTCGACCTGGACATCTCGGTGTTCCAGCAAATTGACACCGATGGAGGTGGCATGGCCAACGGCCACCTTTCCGTTGACTACCAATTCGTTGATTGGCAAGATTAG